From a single Cyclobacterium marinum DSM 745 genomic region:
- a CDS encoding Fic family protein, translating into MATKSHKAFNDLPLLPPKQSLVETIAILKQESKSAVALAELKGLTSTLLNPNILINAVILKEAQASSGIENVITTQDKLYQALYAKSAKPDVATKEVLRYREALLMGTLLIKEKRFLNTNGIITIQKELEENNAGLRKLPGTALINDLTNEVIYTPPDNFDSISGLMKNLEEYINIDEDDVSPLIKLAMQHYQFESIHPFYDGNGRTGRIINVLYLILKGLLNEPVLYLSSYIIHNKGDYYRLLQEVRTKNNWEDWILFILKGIEQTALSTIEQINKINQLFNETQKLVQEKLPRIYSKDLIEQLFVHPYCKIEFLVKNLNLERKAASRHLNNLKEIDVLKSLSKGKEVIYVNEKLYNLLKNG; encoded by the coding sequence ATGGCAACAAAATCACATAAAGCATTTAACGATTTACCTCTTCTTCCTCCAAAACAATCTTTGGTAGAGACAATTGCTATTCTCAAACAGGAAAGTAAATCTGCAGTTGCACTGGCAGAATTAAAAGGTCTTACGAGTACATTACTGAATCCAAATATTCTCATCAATGCTGTTATTTTAAAAGAAGCTCAAGCGAGTTCAGGAATTGAGAACGTGATTACAACCCAAGACAAACTTTATCAGGCGTTATACGCCAAATCAGCAAAACCAGATGTTGCAACAAAAGAGGTTTTACGATACAGAGAAGCACTTCTGATGGGTACGCTTTTAATCAAAGAAAAAAGATTTCTTAATACAAACGGAATAATTACAATTCAGAAAGAATTGGAAGAAAATAATGCTGGACTAAGAAAACTTCCTGGAACGGCATTAATCAACGACTTGACTAATGAAGTGATTTATACACCACCTGATAATTTTGATTCGATTAGTGGCTTAATGAAAAATCTTGAAGAGTATATCAACATTGATGAAGATGATGTTTCTCCATTAATCAAGTTAGCCATGCAACACTATCAATTTGAAAGCATCCATCCTTTTTATGATGGTAATGGTAGAACTGGAAGGATTATCAATGTCTTGTATTTAATTTTGAAAGGTTTATTAAACGAACCTGTATTGTATTTGAGTTCTTATATTATCCATAACAAGGGAGATTACTATCGATTATTACAGGAGGTTCGGACTAAAAATAACTGGGAAGATTGGATTTTGTTTATACTCAAAGGTATTGAGCAGACAGCGCTGAGTACAATTGAGCAAATAAATAAAATCAATCAACTGTTCAACGAAACACAAAAATTGGTGCAGGAGAAATTACCTAGAATCTATTCGAAAGATTTGATAGAGCAGCTTTTCGTTCATCCTTATTGTAAAATAGAGTTTTTGGTGAAAAATTTAAACTTAGAACGTAAAGCAGCTTCCAGACATTTGAATAATTTAAAAGAAATAGACGTTTTAAAGTCACTTTCAAAGGGAAAAGAGGTTATATACGTAAATGAAAAACTGTATAATTTACTGAAAAATGGCTAA
- a CDS encoding DEAD/DEAH box helicase, which produces MVSNHENINLLRSLFKGREDIFAVRWEKGNKSGYMPAYFYDPYRLRAHKMNGGTFQNFTEKSYLKYTDEQIQKHLDGFHHIGIYPLFQDNTTWFLAADFDKANWQDEAVTFLNTCKEKKIPAYLERSRSGNGGHVWIFFDKQYPAIRSRKIFISILEQSGAFSMFDKSSSFDRLFPNQDFLSGKGFGNLIALPLFKPTFEKGNNCFIDPETFEPFTDQWGFLKNIQRVSTDFLDELCKTLSPNVPIIKSQPINEKLGISLNNTIRISRNGLTPTLTHFLKEELNFANSEFFIKKKSRRNTLETVRYFKLIEESESEVFIPRGFIGRLLRFCKESQMEFGFVDERKLKPTIPFVFKAALRNHQLGVIESVSKKDYGVIVAPPGSGKTVIGLKIIGDKGQPALIIVHRKQLLEQWTERIEAFLGIPKRDIGVIGQGKSKIGKQITVATIQSLPKQIESVENQFGTIIVDECLHVPAETFRKTIEKLQAYYLYGLTATPFRKYNDGKMIFTHLGEIIANIQPTEIENYKQAKIIIRNTALNVPYNSKTDSIETLSKILVHDTARNKLIWEDVKTELNQGKKAVIITERKEHIDTLYLYLKQSYEAITLSGEDSKTSKKAKWKTLQEGNFQVLITTGQYFGEGTDLQNISCLFLVYPFSFEGKLIQYIGRVQRSEINPTIYDYRDYKIDYLNKLFLKRNTYYRKIDKQATLFDEPTDEITTSKHVLTIEKKIKVPIEELEFHYGSLAFKYAVVEMNTELQFQVENIEIRPEFEVLKPYFIKRLKSKNITVELLAEFENGKLVSQLALSTDIDRINKEVVEGVKFQFLNKSLLKQFSTKNQNILTSDELQEQDKIYSNAEEVLTEILKNKQYKHSQHIQYLAERHESSIMKIRFVLNPFSFVFLLAGDQSYFIVLETLDTEEATYIWHAPKNKSSLIEEVKQIDSQLCTIRKKRKTGIFGK; this is translated from the coding sequence ATGGTTTCCAATCACGAAAATATCAACCTTTTACGCTCCTTATTCAAAGGGCGTGAAGACATATTTGCCGTTCGTTGGGAGAAAGGAAACAAATCAGGCTATATGCCAGCCTATTTTTATGACCCTTATCGTTTAAGGGCGCATAAAATGAATGGAGGGACGTTTCAGAATTTTACCGAAAAGTCTTATCTGAAATATACAGATGAACAAATCCAAAAGCATTTGGACGGCTTTCATCATATTGGAATTTACCCTCTATTTCAAGACAATACCACTTGGTTTTTAGCTGCAGATTTTGATAAAGCGAATTGGCAAGATGAAGCCGTTACTTTCCTTAATACTTGTAAAGAAAAAAAAATCCCTGCCTACTTGGAGCGTTCACGTTCAGGTAACGGTGGACACGTTTGGATATTTTTTGATAAACAATATCCCGCCATAAGAAGTCGCAAAATATTCATTTCAATTTTAGAACAATCGGGAGCGTTTTCAATGTTTGATAAAAGCTCCAGTTTTGATAGATTGTTTCCCAATCAGGATTTTCTTTCAGGCAAAGGTTTTGGAAACTTGATTGCATTGCCGCTTTTTAAGCCAACTTTTGAAAAGGGAAATAATTGCTTTATTGATCCAGAAACATTTGAACCATTCACAGACCAATGGGGTTTCCTAAAAAATATTCAAAGGGTTTCCACAGATTTTTTAGACGAGCTATGCAAAACATTATCGCCTAATGTTCCGATAATAAAATCGCAGCCAATAAATGAAAAACTTGGCATTTCTTTAAACAATACGATTCGAATCAGCAGAAATGGATTAACCCCAACGCTTACTCATTTTCTGAAAGAAGAATTAAATTTTGCAAACTCTGAGTTTTTCATCAAAAAGAAATCAAGAAGAAACACCTTGGAAACAGTTCGTTATTTTAAACTGATTGAGGAATCAGAAAGTGAAGTTTTCATTCCTCGAGGATTTATCGGAAGACTACTGCGCTTTTGCAAGGAATCACAAATGGAATTTGGGTTTGTTGATGAAAGAAAGCTAAAACCAACTATTCCTTTTGTGTTTAAAGCTGCTTTGCGAAATCATCAACTTGGAGTAATAGAATCGGTTTCTAAAAAGGACTACGGAGTAATAGTCGCACCACCAGGTTCAGGAAAAACAGTGATTGGATTAAAAATAATTGGGGATAAAGGACAACCTGCACTCATTATTGTTCACCGAAAACAGTTATTGGAGCAATGGACAGAACGGATTGAAGCATTTTTGGGCATTCCCAAAAGAGATATTGGAGTTATCGGTCAAGGAAAATCTAAAATAGGCAAACAAATTACCGTGGCAACAATTCAAAGTTTGCCAAAACAAATAGAATCTGTTGAAAATCAATTTGGAACTATCATAGTGGACGAATGCCTCCACGTTCCTGCCGAAACTTTCAGGAAAACAATTGAAAAACTACAAGCATATTATCTGTATGGATTGACTGCTACCCCTTTCAGAAAGTACAATGATGGGAAAATGATTTTCACCCATTTGGGAGAAATTATTGCCAATATTCAACCCACTGAAATTGAAAATTATAAACAGGCGAAAATCATCATCCGCAACACTGCATTAAATGTTCCATATAATTCTAAGACAGATAGTATTGAAACATTGTCAAAAATTTTAGTTCACGATACTGCTCGAAACAAACTGATATGGGAAGATGTAAAAACAGAACTGAATCAGGGTAAGAAAGCGGTTATCATCACCGAACGAAAAGAGCATATTGATACGCTGTATTTATATTTAAAACAATCGTATGAAGCTATTACGCTGAGCGGAGAAGATTCAAAAACGTCTAAGAAAGCCAAATGGAAAACATTACAAGAAGGGAACTTTCAGGTTTTAATTACAACAGGACAATATTTTGGGGAAGGAACAGATTTACAAAATATTAGCTGTTTGTTTTTGGTCTATCCGTTTTCTTTTGAAGGAAAACTAATCCAATATATCGGCAGGGTGCAACGCTCGGAAATAAATCCGACCATTTATGATTATCGAGATTATAAGATTGATTATCTCAACAAACTTTTCTTAAAGCGAAATACTTATTATCGAAAAATTGACAAGCAGGCAACCTTGTTTGATGAACCAACGGACGAAATCACAACTTCAAAACACGTTTTAACTATAGAAAAGAAAATTAAAGTTCCAATTGAGGAATTGGAGTTTCATTATGGAAGTCTAGCCTTCAAATATGCAGTTGTTGAGATGAATACCGAACTTCAATTTCAGGTTGAAAACATTGAAATTAGACCAGAATTTGAGGTACTTAAACCCTATTTCATCAAAAGATTGAAGTCAAAAAATATTACCGTAGAATTGTTAGCCGAGTTTGAAAACGGAAAATTGGTTTCTCAATTAGCACTATCAACTGATATTGACCGCATCAATAAAGAAGTGGTTGAGGGAGTGAAATTTCAATTTTTGAATAAAAGCTTGCTCAAACAATTCAGTACCAAAAATCAAAACATTTTGACTTCTGATGAATTACAAGAGCAGGATAAAATTTATTCAAACGCAGAAGAGGTATTGACTGAAATTCTTAAAAATAAGCAATACAAACATTCTCAACACATTCAATATTTAGCAGAAAGACACGAGAGTTCAATAATGAAAATTCGTTTTGTCCTCAATCCATTTTCATTTGTATTTTTGCTTGCAGGAGACCAAAGTTATTTTATTGTTTTGGAAACCTTGGACACAGAAGAGGCAACTTACATTTGGCATGCCCCTAAAAATAAATCGTCATTAATTGAAGAAGTCAAACAAATTGACAGCCAATTATGCACTATTAGAAAAAAAAGGAAGACAGGCATTTTTGGAAAATAA
- a CDS encoding dihydrofolate reductase family protein translates to MKIYKVKPLLFFLLLIFSCENNVGPNREGTAEVAISVASRGGYQFLIEFDGDLYFPENLPEEFRVVSQEPIPVNIKFQILDKKEDIFQPAPNDVPIFLMSVPVINILSIEKIKSIS, encoded by the coding sequence ATGAAGATTTATAAAGTTAAACCGTTACTATTTTTTCTCTTGCTGATTTTCTCCTGCGAAAACAACGTTGGCCCAAATAGAGAGGGTACCGCCGAGGTGGCCATCTCAGTAGCTTCAAGGGGAGGGTATCAGTTTCTCATCGAATTCGACGGCGACCTTTATTTTCCTGAAAACTTACCAGAAGAATTTAGGGTGGTATCTCAGGAACCCATACCTGTAAACATCAAATTTCAAATCCTGGATAAAAAGGAAGACATCTTTCAACCAGCTCCAAATGATGTGCCTATTTTTCTAATGTCTGTACCTGTGATTAATATATTATCGATCGAAAAAATTAAATCCATTTCCTAA
- a CDS encoding transposase, translating into MKDTAQLQIFKDFDGYSPKYHFFKNSLFGQIKDSIPWDELAGCLPAENTGPGAPRWFDAKGMFGMMFLKAYLNVSDRQLIERFNTDYSLQLFCGKLLAEDKQIRDYTLMTGIRAYIEDHCEWEQVQSVLLNHWKKDVNNSHVLLMDATCYESYIRFPTDVKLLWECCEWVFEKQLFRLCKILKTKRPRSKYREQKIKQLVYFRKRRNTHKETLRRRKSLVYLLEKGIEQLQQIMDMFRGECMRPEDFACLRTIKKILVQQTFLLTHKPSELKDRIVSLHKPYVRPIVRGKENKPVEFGMKVHMLQVDGLSFIDKMSFRNFNECKRLKISVVKHKTVFKGTTQLGADRIYATNENRRYCTGNSIFTCFPKKGPKNHSKAEKILSSEISKQRATVTEGIFGTHKDHYGLRKIKVRGEKREKLMVLFATMAANAVKIAKKRNQEEPAPREKAA; encoded by the coding sequence ATGAAAGATACAGCGCAACTACAGATTTTCAAAGACTTCGACGGATATTCTCCAAAATATCATTTTTTTAAGAATTCGTTGTTTGGCCAGATAAAAGATTCCATCCCCTGGGATGAGCTCGCAGGATGTCTTCCGGCAGAGAATACAGGTCCGGGCGCTCCCAGGTGGTTTGATGCCAAGGGAATGTTTGGCATGATGTTCCTCAAAGCCTACCTCAATGTCAGCGACAGACAGCTCATCGAAAGGTTCAATACAGATTACAGTTTGCAGCTGTTCTGCGGCAAACTTCTGGCCGAGGACAAACAGATCAGGGATTATACCCTTATGACAGGGATAAGGGCCTATATTGAAGATCACTGTGAATGGGAACAGGTTCAGTCAGTACTGCTCAACCACTGGAAAAAGGATGTGAACAATTCCCATGTACTTCTCATGGATGCCACCTGCTACGAGAGCTATATCCGCTTTCCTACCGATGTGAAACTTTTGTGGGAGTGCTGTGAATGGGTGTTTGAAAAGCAACTTTTCAGGTTGTGCAAGATCCTGAAGACCAAAAGGCCGCGTTCTAAATACCGGGAACAGAAGATTAAGCAGCTTGTCTATTTCAGGAAAAGGAGGAATACCCATAAAGAGACGCTTCGCAGAAGGAAATCGCTGGTCTACCTGTTGGAAAAAGGAATCGAGCAACTTCAGCAAATAATGGATATGTTCAGGGGAGAATGTATGAGGCCGGAAGATTTTGCCTGTTTGAGAACCATCAAGAAAATTCTGGTACAGCAGACATTTTTGTTGACCCACAAACCATCTGAGCTCAAAGACAGGATCGTTTCCCTTCACAAACCCTATGTCAGGCCAATAGTAAGGGGAAAAGAAAACAAACCCGTGGAGTTCGGAATGAAGGTACACATGCTGCAGGTCGACGGGCTCTCTTTTATAGATAAGATGAGTTTCAGAAACTTCAATGAATGTAAAAGGCTGAAAATCTCCGTGGTGAAACACAAAACAGTTTTCAAGGGAACAACACAGCTTGGCGCAGACCGAATATATGCCACCAACGAAAACAGAAGATACTGTACCGGAAACAGCATATTCACCTGCTTCCCCAAAAAGGGTCCTAAAAACCACTCCAAAGCTGAAAAAATACTCAGCAGCGAAATATCAAAGCAAAGGGCAACGGTAACGGAAGGTATTTTCGGAACCCACAAAGATCATTACGGGCTTAGAAAAATTAAAGTCCGGGGAGAAAAACGGGAGAAGCTGATGGTGCTTTTTGCAACCATGGCGGCCAACGCGGTAAAAATCGCAAAGAAAAGAAACCAGGAGGAGCCTGCACCAAGAGAGAAGGCAGCCTAA
- a CDS encoding right-handed parallel beta-helix repeat-containing protein, giving the protein MNTTKLYATVGLLLIFLLHFSPLVFAISNQVKENGLTIYVAPNGDDKNPGTIDQPLSSLTAARNWIRKQKKGNPNTDPVTVLIRGGAYSMSSPLELYPEDGGSAEAPVVYKAFKDEKPVFSGGKKLSGFKVNDKGIWELDLLESRLYKWRFDQLYVNGKRATLARTPNEDFMYIGAVKQNDWIKGSGRVVEKAQQILTFDEDNFSHLMGIQAEELGNVRFRAYHKWDFTMRHIDNLDKDSARVYTSGKGMKPWNPLKEGGRIVFENFAAALDEPGEWYLNPKGTLFYMPRPGERPEDAGVVAPVLENLIVVKGDPSNGKPVEHVRFEGLSFMHCHYAVPPTGSEPNQAAALINAAVMLEGVNHVDFVDCEISKTGQHALWYGKACHNSTVENSYLHDLGGGGIYLGDFKSREGLDHTSHIKLHNNIIQSGGLEYPSAVGVWVGHSSDNEVSNNDIGNFYYTGVSVGWVWGYAESTAKRNRIVNNHIHHIGWTLLSDMAAIYTLGKSEGTVISNNIVHHVHAYSYGGWGLYTDEGSSDIVMENNLVYSTKTGGFHQHYGANNIIRNNIFAFAKMYQAQCTRVEDHRSFDFTNNIILFDEGVVLKGAWEKIDIAMDNNMYWNTGGEEYDFNGKSFAEWQKFGHDQHSLILDSRFKDAENFNFEFKNKRAIKRINFEVFDLDNIGVYGEDSWKQKAKLPSSILEAFDAQVAKNMEKE; this is encoded by the coding sequence ATGAATACTACGAAATTATACGCTACAGTGGGGCTATTGTTAATATTTCTCCTGCATTTTTCCCCCCTAGTCTTTGCAATATCAAATCAGGTCAAAGAAAATGGGCTTACAATCTATGTGGCACCAAATGGAGATGATAAAAACCCGGGCACTATAGACCAGCCTTTGTCCAGTCTAACTGCTGCTCGTAATTGGATAAGAAAACAAAAGAAGGGCAATCCGAATACTGATCCGGTTACCGTACTGATAAGAGGTGGGGCATACAGTATGTCATCCCCTTTGGAATTGTATCCTGAAGACGGAGGGTCGGCAGAAGCTCCTGTGGTCTACAAGGCCTTTAAAGATGAAAAACCAGTATTTAGCGGTGGGAAAAAACTAAGTGGGTTTAAGGTAAACGACAAAGGAATCTGGGAATTGGATTTACTTGAAAGTCGCCTATACAAATGGCGGTTTGATCAACTTTATGTCAACGGTAAAAGGGCCACCTTGGCGCGTACCCCTAACGAAGATTTTATGTACATAGGGGCAGTGAAGCAAAATGATTGGATCAAGGGTTCAGGCAGGGTAGTAGAAAAAGCACAGCAAATCCTTACTTTTGATGAAGACAATTTCTCTCATCTTATGGGTATCCAAGCGGAAGAGTTAGGGAATGTGCGTTTCAGGGCCTATCATAAATGGGATTTCACTATGCGACACATTGATAATCTGGATAAGGATAGTGCCAGAGTGTATACCTCAGGAAAAGGGATGAAACCTTGGAATCCACTAAAGGAGGGAGGAAGGATCGTATTCGAAAATTTTGCTGCAGCACTGGATGAACCCGGAGAATGGTATCTAAATCCGAAAGGCACCCTTTTTTATATGCCACGACCGGGAGAGCGGCCTGAAGATGCGGGGGTAGTTGCCCCTGTACTGGAAAATTTGATTGTGGTAAAAGGAGATCCTTCAAATGGTAAACCTGTTGAACATGTTCGTTTTGAAGGCCTTTCTTTTATGCATTGCCATTATGCAGTTCCTCCAACAGGTTCTGAACCTAATCAAGCTGCTGCCTTGATCAATGCCGCCGTGATGCTTGAAGGTGTAAATCATGTTGACTTTGTAGATTGCGAGATTTCAAAGACCGGTCAACACGCCTTATGGTATGGCAAGGCCTGCCATAATTCTACAGTGGAGAACAGTTATTTACATGACCTAGGAGGAGGTGGGATTTACCTTGGGGACTTTAAGTCTAGAGAAGGGTTAGACCATACCTCTCATATTAAATTGCACAATAACATTATCCAATCAGGGGGCTTGGAATATCCTTCTGCAGTAGGGGTATGGGTAGGACATAGCTCAGACAATGAGGTTAGTAACAATGACATTGGAAATTTTTATTATACTGGAGTCTCTGTTGGTTGGGTGTGGGGATATGCTGAAAGCACTGCCAAAAGAAATAGGATCGTCAATAACCATATCCACCATATAGGTTGGACTTTGCTTAGTGATATGGCAGCCATTTATACCTTAGGCAAATCAGAAGGCACAGTAATCAGTAATAATATTGTTCATCACGTTCATGCCTATTCGTATGGTGGCTGGGGATTGTATACTGATGAGGGTTCATCTGATATTGTAATGGAAAATAACCTGGTTTACAGTACCAAAACAGGTGGTTTTCATCAGCATTACGGTGCAAACAATATCATTCGAAATAATATTTTCGCCTTTGCCAAGATGTATCAGGCGCAGTGTACTAGGGTGGAGGATCACCGATCTTTTGATTTCACCAATAATATCATCCTATTTGATGAGGGGGTAGTTTTGAAAGGTGCTTGGGAAAAGATTGATATTGCCATGGATAACAATATGTATTGGAATACGGGGGGAGAGGAGTATGACTTCAACGGTAAAAGTTTTGCAGAATGGCAGAAGTTTGGGCACGATCAACACAGCCTTATTTTAGATTCCCGTTTCAAGGATGCGGAAAACTTCAATTTCGAGTTCAAAAACAAGCGTGCCATCAAACGCATAAATTTTGAGGTTTTTGACCTTGACAATATTGGTGTGTATGGAGAGGATTCCTGGAAACAAAAAGCCAAGCTGCCTTCAAGTATATTGGAAGCCTTTGATGCGCAGGTAGCGAAGAATATGGAAAAGGAATAG